One window from the genome of Nicotiana sylvestris chromosome 9, ASM39365v2, whole genome shotgun sequence encodes:
- the LOC104220967 gene encoding uncharacterized protein isoform X2 translates to MDVRNHKVDVPETAITIRLDENAETDEKSRIRDEEGHSGGKGNGVEGNEGKVKDLKEGESFSTVIDVKCDAEKLGEDLEEDSQRVCRICHLSTYESGKNTQNLVDLIELGCGCKGELGFVHSHCAEAWFKLKGNRVCEICGEVAQNVTGVSDNRFIEEWNDVRSTASGTGSTETSRGCWRGQPFCNFLMACLVISFVLPWFFRVNMF, encoded by the exons ATGGATGTACGGAATCATAAAGTGGATGTTCCTGAGACTGCAATCACCATAAGATTGGATGAAAATGCGGAAACTGATGAAAAATCAAGAATTCGCGACGAAGAAGGACATTCGGGTGGAAAGGGAAATGGGGTTGAAGGGAATGAGGGGAAAGTGAAGGATTTGAAGGAGGGTGAGAGTTTTTCGACTGTAATCGATGTGAAGTGCGATGCGGAGAAATTGGGAGAGGATTTGGAAGAGGACAGCCAAAGGGTGTGTAGGATTTGTCATTTGAGTACTTATGAAAGTGGAAAAAATACACAAAATTTGGTGGATTTGATTGAGCTTGGTTGTGGATGTAAAGGAGAGCTTGGATTTGTGCATTCTCATTGTGCTGAAGCCTGGTTTAAGCTAAAAGGAAACAG AGTGTGTGAAATTTGTGGGGAGGTTGCACAAAATGTTACTGGTGTCAGCGATAACAGATTTATTGAGGAATGGAATGATGTGAGATCTACTGCAAGTGGTACTGGTTCAACTGAAACGAGTAGAGGTTGTTGGCGCGGGCAGCCATTCTGTAACTTCTTAATGGCATGCTTGGTTATATCATTTGTGTTGCCATGGTTTTTCCGTGTAAATATGTTTTGA
- the LOC104220967 gene encoding uncharacterized protein isoform X4: MDKEMDVRNHKVDVPETAITIRLDENAETDEKSRIRDEEGHSGGKGNGVEGNEGKVKDLKEGESFSTVIDVKCDAEKLGEDLEEDSQRVCRICHLSTYESGKNTQNLVDLIELGCGCKGELGFVHSHCAEAWFKLKGNRKSIF; the protein is encoded by the exons ATGGATAAGGAGATGGATGTACGGAATCATAAAGTGGATGTTCCTGAGACTGCAATCACCATAAGATTGGATGAAAATGCGGAAACTGATGAAAAATCAAGAATTCGCGACGAAGAAGGACATTCGGGTGGAAAGGGAAATGGGGTTGAAGGGAATGAGGGGAAAGTGAAGGATTTGAAGGAGGGTGAGAGTTTTTCGACTGTAATCGATGTGAAGTGCGATGCGGAGAAATTGGGAGAGGATTTGGAAGAGGACAGCCAAAGGGTGTGTAGGATTTGTCATTTGAGTACTTATGAAAGTGGAAAAAATACACAAAATTTGGTGGATTTGATTGAGCTTGGTTGTGGATGTAAAGGAGAGCTTGGATTTGTGCATTCTCATTGTGCTGAAGCCTGGTTTAAGCTAAAAGGAAACAG GAAATCCATTTTCTGA
- the LOC104220966 gene encoding shaggy-related protein kinase eta-like: protein MADDKEMSAPVMDVNGAVTGHIISTTIGGKNGEPKQTVSYMAERVVGTGSFGVVFQAKCLENGETVAIKKVLQDRRYKNRELQLMRTMDHSNVVCLKHCFYSTTSKNELFLNLVMEYVPETMYRMLKHYSNANQRMPLIYVKLYTYQVFRGLAYMHTVAGVCHRDLKPQNILVDPVTHQVKICDFGSAKVLVKGEANISYICSRFYRAPELIFGATEYTTSIDIWSAGCVLAELLLGQPLFPGENAVDQLVEIIKVLGTPTREEIRCMNPNYTDFRFPQIKAHPWHKVFHKRMPPEAIDLASRLLQYSPSLRCTALEACAHPFFDELREHNARLPNGRPLPPLFNFKQELSGASSDLINRLIPEHIKRQMGMQFFSSNNDMDMT from the exons ATGGCTGATGATAAG GAGATGTCTGCTCCTGTTATGGATGTGAATGGTGCAGTCACGGGTCATATAATTTCCACTACCATCGGAGGGAAGAATGGCGAGCCAAAGCAG ACAGTCAGTTACATGGCTGAACGTGTCGTGGGGACTGGATCATTTGGAGTTGTTTTTCAG GCAAAATGCCTGGAAAACGGGGAGACTGTGGCAATAAAGAAGGTTTTACAAGATCGTAGATACAAGAATCGTGAACTGCAGTTAATGCGCACAATGGATCACTCGAATGTTGTTTGTTTAAAGCATTGCTTCTATTCAACTACTAGTAAAAACGAGCTTTTTCTCAATTTAGTCATGGAATATGTTCCGGAAACCATGTACCGCATGTTGAAGCATTACAGCAATGCGAACCAAAGAATGCCACTCATCTATGTTAAGCTTTACACATATCAA GTATTTAGGGGGCTGGCGTACATGCACACAGTTGCTGGCGTTTGCCACAGAGATTTGAAACCTCAAAATATTTTG GTAGACCCTGTTACTCACCAAGTGAAAATTTGTGATTTTGGAAGTGCAAAAGTACTG GTTAAAGGTGAAGCAAACATCTCATACATCTGTTCAAGGTTTTATCGGGCTCCTGAACTCATATTCGGCGCAACAGAGTATACTACCTCTATTGATATCTGGTCGGCTGGCTGTGTCCTTGCCGAGCTTCTCCTTGGCCAG CCATTATTTCCTGGAGAAAATGCTGTTGATCAGCTTGTTGAGATAATCAAG GTACTTGGAACACCAACAAGGGAGGAAATTCGCTGTATGAATCCAAATTACACTGATTTTAGGTTTCCACAAATCAAAGCACACCCTTGGCATAAG GTATTCCACAAGCGGATGCCACCTGAAGCAATTGACCTTGCTTCACGGCTATTGCAATACTCACCAAGTCTTCGATGCACTGCA CTTGAAGCATGTGCACACCCTTTCTTTGATGAGCTTCGGGAACACAATGCACGACTTCCTAATGGCCGGCCATTGCCGCCTCTTTTCAATTTTAAGCAGGAG TTGTCTGGTGCCTCTTCAGATCTCATTAATAGGTTGATACCAGAACAtataaaaaggcaaatgggaatGCAATTTTTCTCGTCCAACAACGATATGGACATGACGTGA
- the LOC104220967 gene encoding uncharacterized protein isoform X1 gives MDKEMDVRNHKVDVPETAITIRLDENAETDEKSRIRDEEGHSGGKGNGVEGNEGKVKDLKEGESFSTVIDVKCDAEKLGEDLEEDSQRVCRICHLSTYESGKNTQNLVDLIELGCGCKGELGFVHSHCAEAWFKLKGNRVCEICGEVAQNVTGVSDNRFIEEWNDVRSTASGTGSTETSRGCWRGQPFCNFLMACLVISFVLPWFFRVNMF, from the exons ATGGATAAGGAGATGGATGTACGGAATCATAAAGTGGATGTTCCTGAGACTGCAATCACCATAAGATTGGATGAAAATGCGGAAACTGATGAAAAATCAAGAATTCGCGACGAAGAAGGACATTCGGGTGGAAAGGGAAATGGGGTTGAAGGGAATGAGGGGAAAGTGAAGGATTTGAAGGAGGGTGAGAGTTTTTCGACTGTAATCGATGTGAAGTGCGATGCGGAGAAATTGGGAGAGGATTTGGAAGAGGACAGCCAAAGGGTGTGTAGGATTTGTCATTTGAGTACTTATGAAAGTGGAAAAAATACACAAAATTTGGTGGATTTGATTGAGCTTGGTTGTGGATGTAAAGGAGAGCTTGGATTTGTGCATTCTCATTGTGCTGAAGCCTGGTTTAAGCTAAAAGGAAACAG AGTGTGTGAAATTTGTGGGGAGGTTGCACAAAATGTTACTGGTGTCAGCGATAACAGATTTATTGAGGAATGGAATGATGTGAGATCTACTGCAAGTGGTACTGGTTCAACTGAAACGAGTAGAGGTTGTTGGCGCGGGCAGCCATTCTGTAACTTCTTAATGGCATGCTTGGTTATATCATTTGTGTTGCCATGGTTTTTCCGTGTAAATATGTTTTGA